Proteins from a genomic interval of Microbacterium esteraromaticum:
- a CDS encoding extracellular solute-binding protein translates to MKTRKFMTLGALATIGALALTGCSGAADTPSADGDADKPYAGETIVVTTFGGDWEKAFVTAVVDPFEAETGANVELVTLYSADALAQVTAQKASPQIDVVHFSGGQEYTAAQEGLIDPIAADDLSEYDNLVSVATAGLERGEGPVIQLAPIGLVYNTESGAPAPTSWEDLFDEAYAGHVALPDLSNSYGVLSMLRVADVLGGGIDDTEQAIADLGALAASGDAIVVPTSPDLQTAFAQRGTWLAPYAMDYAGTLQDAGLPVEFIVPEEGVTASLITANVVSGRENTELAKLFVDFELRPEAQKVFAEEMRYSPVNSATELSAEAAESVLTGEALDAAVVYAPGDIAGERQAWIDSWNALITQ, encoded by the coding sequence ATGAAAACCCGAAAGTTCATGACCCTCGGTGCCCTGGCGACCATCGGAGCGCTCGCGCTCACAGGTTGCAGCGGCGCCGCTGACACCCCGAGCGCCGACGGCGACGCCGACAAGCCCTACGCCGGCGAGACCATCGTCGTCACCACGTTCGGTGGCGACTGGGAGAAGGCGTTCGTCACCGCCGTCGTCGACCCGTTCGAGGCCGAGACCGGTGCCAACGTCGAACTCGTCACGCTGTACAGCGCCGACGCGCTCGCCCAGGTCACCGCGCAGAAGGCCAGCCCGCAGATCGACGTCGTCCACTTCTCGGGCGGCCAGGAGTACACCGCCGCGCAGGAGGGGCTGATCGACCCGATCGCCGCTGACGACCTGTCGGAGTACGACAACCTCGTCTCGGTCGCAACCGCCGGCCTGGAGCGCGGCGAAGGCCCCGTGATCCAGCTGGCCCCGATCGGCCTGGTCTACAACACCGAGTCCGGTGCACCCGCGCCGACCTCGTGGGAAGACCTGTTCGATGAGGCCTACGCCGGTCACGTCGCCCTGCCCGACCTGAGCAACTCGTACGGCGTTCTGTCGATGCTGCGCGTCGCAGACGTGCTCGGCGGCGGCATCGACGACACCGAGCAGGCCATCGCCGACCTCGGTGCACTCGCGGCATCCGGTGACGCGATCGTGGTTCCCACGTCGCCCGACCTGCAGACGGCATTCGCCCAGCGCGGCACGTGGCTCGCCCCGTACGCCATGGACTACGCCGGCACCCTGCAGGACGCGGGTCTTCCGGTCGAGTTCATCGTTCCCGAAGAGGGCGTGACTGCCTCGCTGATCACCGCCAACGTGGTCTCGGGCCGTGAGAACACCGAGCTGGCAAAGCTGTTCGTCGACTTCGAGCTGCGCCCCGAGGCGCAGAAGGTGTTCGCCGAAGAGATGCGCTACTCGCCGGTCAACTCGGCCACCGAGCTGTCGGCAGAGGCTGCCGAGTCGGTGCTCACCGGCGAAGCCCTCGACGCGGCCGTTGTCTACGCCCCCGGTGACATCGCCGGTGAGCGTCAGGCGTGGATCGACTCCTGGAACGCACTGATCACCCAATGA
- a CDS encoding Fic family protein: MHASQFTGHQWPPHEVEVLPWRQQVRGGTRADRMLTVVQATIPPMIEHAEYLPPMPVIVASEHALLAVAQADTDAEGHSAAMSRFMMRTESVASSKIERITADAVDYAKALAGNRSNISASSMVAASTALHELVTVTGDRGRFELDDVLAAHHALMKDDPQEASYAGRLRDMQNWIGGSDYSPRDALHVPPASERVPALMDDLLAYLNRDDVPVLTQAAIVHAQFESIHAFTDGNGRIGRALVSAVFRRRGVTRNAVVPLASGLLAERDSYFAALGAYRLGNPAPLVELFARSARAAATCSRVSIARIKALPGEWMAEVQPRTGSAAAALIPAFYDNPVMTVSEIERYSGASTQATYTAIDRLEDAGFIREITGRKRDRVWVASELLAELDDLDRRIQTEMVKGLPTQG, translated from the coding sequence ATGCACGCGTCACAGTTCACCGGGCATCAGTGGCCGCCCCACGAGGTGGAGGTGTTGCCTTGGCGTCAGCAGGTGCGTGGAGGAACCCGCGCCGACCGGATGCTGACTGTCGTACAGGCGACGATCCCTCCGATGATCGAGCACGCGGAGTATCTTCCTCCGATGCCGGTCATCGTGGCATCCGAGCACGCGTTGCTGGCCGTTGCTCAGGCAGACACGGATGCTGAGGGGCATTCTGCGGCGATGAGCCGCTTCATGATGCGTACGGAATCGGTTGCCTCGTCCAAGATCGAGCGGATCACGGCCGATGCGGTCGACTACGCCAAAGCTCTGGCCGGCAACCGCTCGAACATTTCCGCGTCGAGCATGGTGGCGGCCAGCACAGCGTTGCACGAGCTCGTCACCGTGACCGGAGATCGTGGTCGATTCGAACTGGACGACGTCCTCGCCGCACACCACGCGCTCATGAAGGACGACCCGCAGGAAGCGTCCTACGCCGGCCGCCTGCGTGACATGCAGAACTGGATCGGCGGAAGCGACTACTCGCCTCGAGATGCGCTGCACGTGCCGCCCGCATCCGAGCGTGTCCCCGCACTGATGGACGACCTGCTCGCCTATCTGAACCGCGATGATGTGCCCGTGCTGACGCAGGCGGCGATCGTGCACGCCCAGTTCGAGTCGATCCATGCCTTCACCGATGGCAATGGCCGTATCGGCCGAGCCTTGGTCTCCGCTGTCTTTCGTCGGCGAGGTGTGACGCGAAACGCTGTCGTTCCGCTGGCCAGCGGTCTGCTCGCCGAACGCGATAGCTACTTCGCAGCCCTCGGGGCATATCGCCTCGGCAACCCCGCTCCGTTGGTCGAGCTGTTCGCACGTTCCGCTCGCGCGGCGGCGACGTGCTCTCGCGTGTCCATCGCGCGTATCAAGGCGCTCCCGGGGGAGTGGATGGCAGAGGTCCAGCCACGCACGGGCTCTGCGGCCGCTGCTCTCATCCCCGCCTTCTATGACAATCCGGTGATGACGGTCTCGGAGATCGAACGGTACTCCGGAGCCTCTACGCAGGCGACCTACACGGCGATTGACCGGCTTGAGGATGCCGGCTTCATCCGCGAGATCACAGGACGCAAGCGCGACCGGGTCTGGGTGGCGTCTGAGCTTCTGGCTGAGCTCGACGATCTCGATCGGCGCATCCAGACCGAAATGGTCAAGGGGTTGCCGACTCAAGGCTGA
- a CDS encoding ABC transporter permease has translation MIRSVPIVGKILAILLGIFITLYMLVPLLVVAGASISESRFLTFPPKGFTLEWYVDALTSDTYLEPFRLSLMVGVVVAILAATIGTAAALALTRFPIPGAGAIQAFLMSPLTLPTIILAIGALSLTSMTIGAPNVGVLIVVHVVIAIPYVMRTVTGVMARADHFTEEASRTLGANAWNRYRLVVLPIARPGIAAGAFFAFNISFDDAVIALFLRSPQLETLPIAIYGQLEFSTSPTVAAVSTLMVLITVALMIVLERIIGLGRLFV, from the coding sequence ATGATCCGCTCAGTGCCGATCGTCGGCAAGATCCTCGCGATCCTGCTGGGGATCTTCATCACCCTCTACATGCTCGTGCCGCTGCTCGTGGTGGCTGGTGCCTCCATCAGCGAGAGCCGCTTCCTGACGTTCCCCCCGAAGGGGTTCACTCTGGAGTGGTACGTCGACGCGCTGACATCCGACACGTATCTTGAGCCGTTCCGTCTCAGCCTGATGGTCGGCGTCGTCGTTGCGATCCTCGCCGCGACGATCGGCACCGCGGCGGCGCTTGCGCTCACCCGGTTCCCGATCCCCGGGGCCGGCGCGATCCAGGCGTTCCTGATGTCGCCGTTGACGCTGCCGACGATCATCCTCGCGATCGGTGCGCTGTCGCTGACCTCGATGACGATCGGTGCCCCCAACGTGGGTGTGCTGATCGTGGTGCACGTCGTGATCGCGATCCCGTATGTGATGCGCACCGTCACCGGGGTCATGGCCCGCGCCGACCACTTCACCGAAGAGGCATCGCGCACCCTCGGCGCCAACGCATGGAACCGCTACCGTCTCGTCGTGCTCCCCATTGCGCGACCGGGTATCGCGGCGGGGGCGTTCTTCGCCTTCAACATCTCGTTCGACGACGCGGTGATCGCCCTGTTCCTGCGCAGCCCGCAGCTGGAGACCCTGCCCATCGCGATCTACGGGCAGCTGGAGTTCAGCACCTCGCCGACGGTCGCCGCCGTCTCTACCCTCATGGTTCTCATCACCGTGGCCCTGATGATCGTGCTGGAGCGCATCATCGGCCTGGGAAGGTTGTTCGTCTGA
- a CDS encoding aldehyde dehydrogenase family protein, translating to MFTATGSDWEQRAAALHLRTGLLIDGEWVQGSAEPLTPISPRDGRALPAISAASDADVDRAVRSARAAFDSGCWSQRAPRERGQALIAFAQKIHDNAEELALLISLEMGKPIREALQTEMRAVVNCFRWYGEAVDKVLDELPVTSPNSLALVTREPAGVVAAVVPWNFPLTMTAWKLAPALAVGNSVVLKPAENSSFSALRLAELALEAGIPAGVLNVTPGRGHEAGRALGEHNDVDVITFTGSPEVGRKFLTYSGLSNGKRVWPELGGKTASLVLPDADLERAVRATADGCFYNQGQMCTASSRLLVPRADRDRALEIAAEVARTTLPADPFEVTTSMGAIVSENQLRSIAGFVERADAEGAEIAAGGAERFDAVAGGSYFAPVVVGVTPENEVARREVFGPVLSVIAYDDLDDALAIANGTEYGLAAALWSNDLNAVHRVSRRIKAGVVWVNCFEEGDMTMPFGGVKGSGYGRDKSLHALEKFTDLKSTWIELS from the coding sequence GTGTTCACGGCAACGGGTAGCGACTGGGAACAGCGCGCAGCGGCACTTCACCTCCGGACGGGCTTGCTCATCGATGGCGAGTGGGTGCAGGGATCGGCGGAGCCGCTCACCCCGATCAGCCCGCGCGACGGACGTGCACTGCCCGCGATCTCGGCGGCATCCGATGCCGACGTCGACCGCGCCGTGCGCTCGGCACGCGCCGCCTTCGACAGCGGATGCTGGTCGCAGCGCGCGCCCCGCGAGCGCGGACAGGCGCTGATCGCCTTCGCGCAGAAGATCCACGACAACGCCGAAGAACTGGCCCTGCTGATCTCGCTCGAGATGGGCAAGCCGATCCGCGAAGCGCTGCAGACCGAGATGCGCGCCGTCGTCAACTGCTTCCGCTGGTACGGCGAAGCCGTCGACAAGGTGCTCGACGAGCTTCCGGTCACCTCGCCCAACAGCCTCGCGCTGGTTACCCGCGAACCCGCCGGTGTCGTCGCCGCCGTCGTGCCCTGGAACTTCCCCCTCACGATGACCGCGTGGAAGCTCGCCCCCGCGCTCGCCGTCGGCAACAGCGTCGTGCTCAAGCCCGCCGAGAACTCCAGCTTCTCGGCGCTGCGTCTGGCCGAACTCGCCCTCGAAGCGGGCATCCCCGCCGGCGTGCTCAACGTCACCCCGGGCCGGGGCCACGAGGCCGGCCGCGCGCTCGGCGAGCACAACGACGTCGACGTCATCACCTTCACCGGCTCGCCCGAGGTGGGACGCAAGTTCCTCACCTACTCGGGTCTCTCCAACGGAAAGCGCGTCTGGCCCGAGCTCGGCGGCAAGACCGCCAGCCTCGTGCTGCCCGATGCCGACCTCGAGCGCGCCGTGCGCGCCACCGCCGATGGGTGCTTCTACAACCAGGGCCAGATGTGCACGGCCTCGTCGCGGCTGCTCGTGCCCCGCGCCGACCGCGATCGTGCTCTCGAGATCGCCGCCGAGGTGGCGCGCACCACGCTGCCCGCCGACCCGTTCGAGGTGACCACCTCGATGGGAGCGATCGTGAGCGAGAACCAGCTGCGCAGCATCGCCGGTTTCGTCGAGCGTGCGGATGCTGAAGGCGCCGAGATCGCCGCCGGTGGCGCTGAGCGCTTCGACGCCGTCGCGGGCGGCAGCTACTTCGCTCCCGTCGTTGTCGGTGTGACTCCCGAGAACGAGGTTGCACGCCGCGAGGTGTTCGGCCCGGTGCTCTCGGTCATCGCCTACGACGACCTCGATGACGCGCTGGCGATCGCCAACGGCACGGAGTACGGTCTGGCCGCGGCGCTCTGGAGCAACGACCTCAACGCCGTGCACCGGGTCTCGCGTCGCATCAAGGCCGGCGTCGTGTGGGTGAACTGCTTCGAAGAGGGCGACATGACCATGCCGTTCGGCGGAGTCAAGGGCTCCGGCTACGGGCGCGACAAGAGCCTGCACGCTCTCGAGAAGTTCACCGACCTCAAGTCGACGTGGATCGAGCTGTCGTGA
- a CDS encoding gamma-glutamyl-gamma-aminobutyrate hydrolase family protein has product MTAPLIGISTWRRTFDTELGDARPMHTLGAEYAAPVEAAGGAVVLLPPTAAVDTVLDRIDGLVISGGQDLDPSRYGAAPEAGKTYDPARDEYEIALVRGARERGIPVLAICRGMQVTNVAFGGSLIVDIDATTTHRPTTGAAQLDERHPVRLDAGSRLSRAYGVTERTVNTIHHQAVDRLAEGFRAVAWAPDGIVEAIEPDDDWAYWGVQWHPEKLAGAESAEETPLYAALIAAAQERAAGACAAKKGTA; this is encoded by the coding sequence GTGACCGCCCCGCTCATCGGCATCAGCACCTGGCGCCGCACCTTCGACACCGAGCTCGGCGACGCCCGCCCCATGCACACGCTGGGGGCCGAGTACGCCGCTCCGGTCGAAGCGGCCGGTGGTGCCGTCGTGCTGCTGCCCCCGACCGCCGCTGTCGATACGGTGCTCGACCGGATCGACGGACTGGTGATCTCGGGTGGGCAGGATCTCGACCCGTCGCGCTACGGTGCGGCCCCCGAAGCCGGCAAGACCTACGACCCCGCCCGCGACGAGTACGAGATCGCCCTTGTGCGCGGTGCGCGCGAACGCGGCATCCCGGTTCTGGCCATCTGCCGCGGCATGCAGGTGACCAATGTGGCCTTCGGTGGCAGTCTGATCGTCGACATCGATGCGACGACCACCCACCGCCCCACCACCGGTGCGGCGCAGCTCGATGAGCGCCACCCGGTGCGCCTCGACGCCGGCAGTCGTCTGAGTCGTGCCTACGGGGTGACCGAGCGCACCGTCAACACGATCCATCATCAGGCGGTCGACCGCCTCGCCGAGGGGTTCCGGGCGGTCGCCTGGGCGCCCGACGGCATCGTCGAGGCGATCGAGCCCGACGACGACTGGGCCTACTGGGGCGTGCAGTGGCACCCCGAGAAGCTTGCCGGCGCGGAAAGCGCCGAAGAGACCCCCCTGTACGCGGCGCTGATCGCCGCAGCACAGGAACGAGCAGCCGGCGCGTGCGCCGCAAAGAAAGGAACAGCATGA
- a CDS encoding Lrp/AsnC family transcriptional regulator yields the protein MNDLKADDSDRLIAAALQVNGRASWGEIGRALDLPERTVARRGQRLLDSGLVRVSTYVDPARVLHARAVLFRITTQPRALWSVARSLARRPDASSVSVLEGSSDVTGMLLPRDDAAIRELLFTDFRELRGVESIHVTTVLKFFRSGHDWRVDILSDEQVRMLDPGPSGPLDPGDSLSPDEHALIELLLRDGRMPVAQLARDVGLNVTTTRRRMESLQRRGLMHPRTEVLPSLFGLGLEALVWFRVPMADMEAVGSALATAPEVKFIVATTGTSQLLLNVLVRDEAEFYEFLTGPTIAQHEGLEVVDSLVVIAPVLRGSLMVDTLIDADEEPLTGAIRI from the coding sequence GTGAACGACCTTAAGGCCGATGACTCCGACCGACTGATCGCCGCCGCCCTGCAAGTGAACGGCCGAGCCTCATGGGGCGAGATCGGGCGGGCGTTGGATCTGCCTGAGCGCACCGTCGCCCGGCGCGGTCAGCGCCTTCTCGACAGCGGCCTCGTACGGGTGTCGACCTATGTCGATCCGGCGCGCGTACTGCATGCGCGCGCCGTGCTGTTCCGCATCACCACCCAGCCGCGGGCGCTGTGGAGTGTGGCTCGTTCGTTGGCGCGGCGGCCCGATGCGTCGTCGGTGTCGGTGCTCGAAGGCAGCAGTGACGTCACGGGGATGCTGCTGCCGCGTGATGATGCGGCGATCCGCGAACTGCTGTTCACCGACTTCCGCGAACTGCGCGGAGTGGAGTCGATTCACGTCACCACGGTGCTGAAGTTCTTCCGTTCCGGGCATGACTGGAGGGTCGACATTCTCAGCGACGAGCAGGTGCGGATGCTCGACCCGGGCCCGTCCGGCCCCTTGGATCCGGGTGATTCGTTGTCTCCCGATGAGCATGCGCTCATCGAGCTGCTGCTGCGCGACGGGCGGATGCCGGTGGCGCAGCTCGCGCGCGACGTGGGCCTGAATGTCACCACGACGCGTCGCCGCATGGAGTCGCTGCAGCGGCGCGGGCTCATGCATCCGCGAACCGAGGTGCTGCCGTCACTGTTCGGTCTGGGTCTGGAGGCTCTGGTCTGGTTCCGTGTGCCGATGGCAGACATGGAGGCCGTGGGGTCGGCGCTCGCCACGGCCCCCGAGGTGAAGTTCATCGTGGCGACCACGGGAACCTCGCAGTTGCTGTTGAACGTGCTCGTGCGGGACGAAGCGGAGTTCTACGAGTTCCTGACCGGTCCGACGATCGCTCAGCACGAGGGCCTGGAGGTTGTCGATTCGCTCGTGGTGATCGCGCCGGTTCTGCGCGGTTCGCTGATGGTCGACACTCTGATCGACGCCGATGAGGAGCCGCTTACGGGGGCCATCCGAATATAG
- a CDS encoding HNH endonuclease family protein, with product MRPAHLIAGLPCAVRVQRCAGRAVNMMASARTASKKLLRRGRTTLSLVALGVAVLLIGSLANVVFGDDIGHPPSLTATPTPTEPTTAPSPDAPAGTPDDLQNVTALQTLDTLTVKGRAPKTGYSREQFGPRWQDVDRNGCDTRNDILARDLTDITRTGTCRVTTGTLDDPFTGQRIDFIRGQGTSELVQIDHVVALSDAWQKGAQQLSSDQRASFANDPLNLLAVDGSANAQKGDGDAATWLPKNRAFRCDYVARQVAVKAAYNLWVTPAEHDAITRVLNTCPDQPLPTSTFSVPSS from the coding sequence GTGCGCCCGGCGCACCTGATCGCCGGCCTTCCATGCGCGGTGCGCGTGCAGCGGTGCGCCGGCAGAGCGGTGAACATGATGGCAAGCGCGCGCACGGCATCGAAGAAGCTCCTCCGACGGGGCCGCACGACGCTCAGCCTGGTGGCGCTCGGCGTGGCCGTGCTGCTCATCGGCAGCCTCGCCAACGTCGTGTTCGGCGACGATATCGGGCATCCGCCGTCTCTCACCGCCACCCCGACGCCGACCGAACCAACCACCGCACCGTCGCCAGACGCTCCCGCAGGCACACCCGACGACCTCCAGAACGTCACCGCGCTGCAGACACTCGACACCCTGACCGTCAAAGGCCGTGCACCCAAGACCGGCTACTCCCGCGAACAGTTCGGCCCCCGCTGGCAGGATGTCGACCGCAACGGCTGCGACACCCGCAACGACATCCTCGCCCGCGACCTCACCGACATCACCCGCACAGGCACCTGCCGCGTCACCACGGGCACACTCGACGACCCCTTCACCGGGCAGAGGATCGACTTCATCCGAGGTCAAGGAACCAGCGAACTCGTGCAGATCGACCACGTCGTCGCCCTGTCGGATGCCTGGCAGAAAGGCGCCCAACAGCTCAGCTCCGACCAGCGCGCATCGTTCGCCAACGACCCCCTCAACCTGCTCGCCGTCGACGGCTCAGCCAACGCGCAGAAGGGCGACGGCGACGCCGCCACCTGGCTGCCCAAGAACCGCGCCTTCCGGTGCGACTACGTCGCACGCCAGGTCGCCGTGAAGGCCGCCTACAACCTGTGGGTCACGCCCGCCGAACACGACGCGATCACACGAGTGCTCAACACCTGCCCCGACCAGCCGCTACCGACGTCGACGTTCTCGGTTCCGTCTTCCTGA
- a CDS encoding ABC transporter ATP-binding protein codes for MTTLTISSLTKDFKSTQVLKGIDLAVESGEFISLLGPSGCGKTTLLRCIAGLESPTSGTIEIGGTDVTRLPPEKRHLGMMFQSYALFPHMTVVENVRFGLRMAGDKPKAEQRELSHRALERVQMGHLADRHPAQLSGGQQQRVALARAIAFEPRVLLLDEPLSNLDARLREDMQIELKELHRTLGLTTIFVTHDQEEAMSLSDRVVLMNGGVIEQEGAPTDLYGAPRSSFAADFIGSANLLPATRSGATAYLQGSDVAVTIGGAAPVATVDGEDGQVMLRQEDLHVRAAVDADAPVPVEIVTSVYRGADVVYVVELAGRRLRVVAPRHEVLLPAGPAGLGWREGAALWLAA; via the coding sequence ATGACTACGCTCACCATCTCTTCGCTCACGAAGGACTTCAAGAGCACGCAGGTTCTCAAGGGCATCGACCTGGCGGTCGAGTCCGGTGAGTTCATCTCGCTGCTCGGGCCGTCGGGATGCGGAAAGACGACGCTGCTGCGTTGTATCGCAGGCCTCGAATCGCCCACGAGCGGAACGATCGAGATCGGCGGCACCGATGTGACGCGCCTGCCTCCGGAGAAGCGCCACCTGGGCATGATGTTCCAGAGCTACGCGCTCTTTCCGCACATGACCGTCGTCGAGAACGTGCGCTTCGGTCTGCGCATGGCGGGCGACAAGCCGAAGGCCGAGCAGCGCGAGCTGTCGCATCGTGCGCTGGAACGCGTGCAGATGGGGCACCTCGCCGACCGGCATCCGGCGCAGCTTTCGGGCGGACAGCAGCAGCGCGTGGCGCTGGCGCGGGCGATCGCGTTCGAGCCGCGTGTGCTGCTACTGGATGAGCCCCTGTCGAACCTGGATGCCCGTCTGCGCGAAGACATGCAGATCGAGCTGAAGGAGCTGCACCGCACGCTCGGCCTCACCACGATCTTCGTCACGCACGACCAGGAAGAGGCGATGAGCCTGTCGGACCGCGTCGTGCTGATGAACGGGGGAGTGATCGAGCAGGAGGGCGCGCCCACCGACCTGTACGGCGCGCCGCGTTCGTCGTTCGCGGCCGACTTCATCGGCTCGGCGAACCTGCTGCCCGCGACGCGCTCCGGCGCCACCGCCTACCTGCAGGGCAGTGACGTCGCGGTGACGATCGGGGGCGCCGCCCCCGTCGCAACGGTCGACGGTGAAGACGGCCAGGTGATGTTGCGTCAGGAAGACCTGCACGTGCGTGCGGCGGTGGATGCTGACGCACCGGTGCCGGTCGAGATCGTCACCTCGGTGTACCGCGGTGCGGATGTCGTGTACGTCGTCGAGCTGGCCGGGCGCCGTCTGCGTGTCGTGGCCCCGCGTCACGAAGTTCTGCTGCCTGCCGGGCCTGCGGGCCTCGGGTGGCGCGAGGGCGCAGCCCTCTGGCTCGCTGCGTAA
- a CDS encoding DUF3830 family protein, giving the protein MTKQIFLEYENGTRAIATLLEDLAPETCAALWGALEKPVTMQAMHAMYAGPEVMVGLPEEAQGFDPEAIPHENQQVVPAPGDLMWYWQRPMQMGGLPFEWYEIGVFYAGGARVFGPLGWTPVNIWARVTEGLEEFATESAAIRIDGAKNLTIGRVA; this is encoded by the coding sequence ATGACCAAGCAGATCTTCCTCGAGTACGAAAACGGCACGCGCGCCATCGCCACGCTCCTTGAGGACCTGGCGCCCGAGACCTGCGCCGCGCTGTGGGGCGCACTCGAGAAGCCGGTGACGATGCAGGCGATGCACGCCATGTACGCCGGCCCCGAGGTCATGGTGGGCCTGCCCGAAGAGGCACAGGGCTTCGACCCCGAGGCGATCCCGCACGAGAACCAGCAGGTCGTTCCGGCCCCCGGAGACCTCATGTGGTACTGGCAGCGTCCCATGCAGATGGGCGGCCTGCCCTTCGAGTGGTACGAGATCGGTGTCTTCTACGCCGGTGGCGCACGCGTCTTCGGCCCGCTCGGTTGGACCCCGGTCAACATCTGGGCCCGCGTGACCGAGGGCCTTGAAGAATTCGCCACCGAGAGCGCCGCGATCCGCATCGACGGTGCCAAGAACCTCACCATCGGCCGCGTCGCCTGA
- a CDS encoding ABC transporter permease, giving the protein MSIRTRKEPWLLLLPALALLTIGFVTPVAGMLLMSVQASAGGFTLENFTRLFTSEYHLQAAWRSLRLGVIQTLVTLLLAVPLSYIMARAGAKVRSFLLIVIILPLMTSVVVRTFGWVVLMGPMGLLMQIPGAEWIAQSAQGFLGTEVGVVIAMVQVLLPFAVLSILGVISGIRPQLEEASRTLGAGFWRTLWHVVLPLSIPGIVAGASLVFVLSVSSFITPRFIGGPQIPVFAQTIYVDATTNLNWPFAAAQAVLLFAGVMLVLAATARIGKAPVRA; this is encoded by the coding sequence ATGAGTATCCGAACCCGTAAGGAGCCCTGGCTGCTCCTCCTGCCGGCGCTGGCTCTGCTCACGATCGGCTTCGTCACCCCGGTTGCCGGCATGCTTCTCATGAGCGTTCAGGCGTCGGCAGGCGGGTTCACTCTGGAGAACTTCACTCGTCTGTTCACCAGCGAGTACCACCTCCAGGCGGCGTGGCGTTCACTCCGCCTGGGGGTCATCCAGACGCTCGTCACCCTGCTGCTGGCCGTACCACTGTCGTACATCATGGCCAGGGCCGGCGCGAAGGTGCGGTCGTTCCTGCTGATCGTCATCATCCTTCCGCTCATGACGAGCGTCGTGGTGCGCACGTTCGGCTGGGTCGTGCTGATGGGCCCGATGGGCCTGCTCATGCAGATTCCGGGTGCCGAGTGGATCGCGCAGAGTGCGCAGGGCTTCCTCGGCACCGAGGTGGGCGTCGTGATCGCGATGGTCCAGGTGCTGCTGCCGTTCGCCGTGCTCAGCATCCTCGGGGTCATCTCGGGCATCCGTCCGCAGCTCGAAGAGGCCTCACGCACTCTCGGTGCGGGCTTCTGGCGCACGCTGTGGCACGTCGTGCTGCCGCTGTCGATCCCCGGGATCGTTGCGGGAGCGTCGCTGGTGTTCGTGCTCTCGGTGAGCTCGTTCATCACCCCCCGCTTCATCGGTGGGCCGCAGATCCCTGTGTTCGCGCAGACGATCTACGTCGACGCCACCACCAACCTGAACTGGCCGTTCGCTGCCGCCCAGGCCGTGCTCCTGTTCGCAGGGGTCATGCTGGTGCTCGCCGCCACCGCCCGAATCGGAAAGGCACCGGTGCGCGCATGA